The Achromobacter spanius genome includes the window GAATAGCCCGCACCGGTCAGGCATGCGCCGGCATACGCCCACATCGGCGTTGCGCTTTGCCAGATCAGCCACTGGCCCGCCGCCTCGATCAGCACGCACACCAGCGCCACGCGCGCGCCACCCAACTTGTCAGGCAGACCCGCGAAGAAAACGCGGGCAAGAATGAAGCCCACGCCGAACGCGCTGAACATCCATCCCGCGCCGTCCCAGCCGCGTTGCACAAACAGCAGGCTGACAAACGCGGTGATCACGCCGAATCCCACGCTGGTCAGGGCCAGCCCCAGACCGGGTAGCAGCACCATGCCCAGCACCCGGTAGAAGGGCGTGCGCACTCCACCCAGCGGCGCGCTGCGGCAGCACCAGCGCCAGCGCCGCCAACGGAATCACGACCGTTGCCCACGCCAGGCCCGCGAAGCCTGCATAGGCATACAGCCGCATGCCGGCGGGTGCGCCCAAGGCATAGGCGGCGTAGATGGCGACGCCCACCCAGGCCATGACGCGGCCCGCGTTCTGCGGCCCCACGCGGCCCACGCCCCAGCTCAGCGCACCGGTGACGATCAGGCTTTCGGCGCATCCCATCAGCGCACGGCCCGCCAACAGCGCCGTCAGCGCCCCTTGCGGCCGCGCCGACAACATGTCGGCCAACACATACAGCACACCCGCCGCCGTCCCCAGCAGGCATCCGATCACCACCGCCCGCTTGGCGCCGTGGCGATCAGCCAGCGCACCGGCATAGGCGCGCGACAGCAGGGCGGCGGCAAACTGCAGGCCGGCCACCACGCCCACCACCAGCGCGCTCATCATCAGCGTGCCGGTCACGTAGAGCGGCAAGACCGGCATCGGCAGGCCGACCATGAAAAATGCAATGAACACCACCACAACCAACGGCGACAACTGCACAAAAACAGAGCGCACGGGTTCGCGGGCCGTGGGCGCAGCCCCAGCCGTCGATACATTCGACATGAGAAATCCTTGATAGGGTTGTGGCAATCTGAAACCATCATGGAGAATTCGTCGATGGCATAATCCGCGCTTGCGGGTAAACAATCAGATTGCCTGCCATGAATTTTATGAGCCATTGCTCAGGTTTGATACTCGCCTTTCCACGCATCCATGACTGCTATCCCTCAGCCCCGAAAATCGCCGCGCCAGCTCAGGTCCCAGCACACCGTCGACACGATCCTGCAAGCCACGGCTCGCATTCTGGCCACGCACGGCTATGCCGGCACCAACACCAATCTGATCGCCGAAACAGCTGGGGTCAGCGTCGGGTCGCTGTACCAGTATTTTCCGAACAAGAACGCGCTGATCGCCGCGCTGCATCAGCGCCACGACAACGACATGCTGGATGTCATCGACGAGGTGCTGAACAGCAACCCCGCCGCGACGCTGAAGCAGCGCGTGGCGGCCATCGTGCAGGCCATGCTGCACGCGCACCTGCTGGAACCGGCCTTGCACCGGGTGCTTGAACGCGAGTTTCCGCTGTTCGATACGCCGCGCGACCACAGCCTGGCCGACCAGGATATCCACCGCCGCATGCGGCACTTGCTGGAACTGCATCGGGCCGAGATCGCGCAACAGGACCGCGACCTGGCCACCTATGTGGTGCTGCGCATCATGGAATCGTTGGTGCATGCGGCGGCGTTGGAGCCGCCCGTGGGCTTTTCCACCGAACAGCTTGAGCAAGCCGTGGTAGACGCGGTGATGGGGTATCTGGGCACGCCTGCGGCCACTACGGCCAAGAAGCCGGCGCGCAAAAAGGCGGCGAAATAGCGGCTAGGGATTACCGCTTGGCGATCACCGGCTGGCCTCTGCCGCCATCAGGGCCAGGCAGTCCGAGGCCTTGCCCACCACGATGCGCGCGCTGCACGCCAGCATCAGGTTCAGGTTCAGGCCGAAGTCTTCCACCGTAAGGCCCTCGGCATCCACCATGCGCGATGCGCC containing:
- a CDS encoding TetR/AcrR family transcriptional regulator — translated: MTAIPQPRKSPRQLRSQHTVDTILQATARILATHGYAGTNTNLIAETAGVSVGSLYQYFPNKNALIAALHQRHDNDMLDVIDEVLNSNPAATLKQRVAAIVQAMLHAHLLEPALHRVLEREFPLFDTPRDHSLADQDIHRRMRHLLELHRAEIAQQDRDLATYVVLRIMESLVHAAALEPPVGFSTEQLEQAVVDAVMGYLGTPAATTAKKPARKKAAK